One window of the Macaca thibetana thibetana isolate TM-01 chromosome 1, ASM2454274v1, whole genome shotgun sequence genome contains the following:
- the CR2 gene encoding complement receptor type 2 isoform X2: MGAAGLLGVFLALIVPGVLGISCGSPPPILNGRISHYSTPITLGTVIRYICSNGFRLIGEKNIICITKDEVVGIWDKPAPKCEYFNKYSTCPEPIVPGGYKTRGAEPPYIHGDFVTFACKANFSMNGNKSVWCQANSKWGPTRLPTCESVFPLECPALPMIHNGHHTSENVGSIAPGLSVTYSCESGYLLVGEKIINCLSSGKWSAVPPTCEEARCKPLGRFPNGKVKEPPILQVGVTANFFCDEGYQLQGPSSSRCVIAGQGVAWTKMPVCKEIFCPSPPPILNGRHTGNSLANVSYGSIVTYTCDPDPEEGVNFILIGENTLRCTVDSQKTGTWSGPAPRCELSTSAVQCPRPQVLRGRIVSGQKDRYTYNDTVIFACTFGFTLKGSKQIRCNAQGTWEPSAPVCEKECQAPPNILNGQKEDRHMVRFNPGTSIKYSCNPGYVLVGEESIQCTSEGVWTPPVPQCKVAVCEATGKQLLTKPQHQFIRPDVNSSCDEGYKLSGSVYQECQGRTPWFMEIRLCKEITCPPPPVIYNGAHTGSSLEDFPYGTTVTYTCNPGPEREVEFSLIGESTIRCTSNDQERGTWSGPAPLCELSLLAVQCSHVHVANGYKISGKEAPYFYNDTVTFKCFNGFTLKGSSQIRCKANNTWDPEIPVCEKETCQPVREDLQELPVGSRVELVNTSCQDGYWLTGHTYHKCKDDENGIWFKKIPLCKVIHCHPPPVIVNGKHTGMKAENFLYGNEVSYECDQGFYLLGEKKLQCRSDSKGHGSWSGPSPQCLQSPPVTSCPNPEVKHGYKLNKTLSAYSHDDIVYVDCHPGFIMNGSRVIRCHTDNTWVPGVPTCIKKAFVGCQPPPKTPNGNHTGGNIARFSPGMSILYSCDQGYLLVGEALLLCTHEGTWNRPAPHCKEVNCSSPADMDGIQKGLEPRKMYQYGAVVTLECEDGYMLEGSSQSQCQADHQWNPPLAVCRSRSLAPVLSGIAAGLILLIFLIVVTLCMISKHRERNYHTNTSQKEAFRLEPREVYSIDPYNPAS, from the exons GAATTTCTTGTGGCTCTCCTCCTCCTATCCTAAATGGCCGGATTAGTCATTATTCTACCCCCATCACTCTTGGTACTGTGATAAGGTACATATGTTCAAATGGCTTCCGCCtcattggagaaaaaaatataatttgcataaCTAAAGACGAAGTGGTTGGAATCTGGGATAAACCTGCTCCTAAATgtgaatatttcaataaatattctaCTTGCCCTGAGCCCATAGTACCAGGAGGATACAAAACTAGAGGCGCTGAACCACCCTACATACATGGTGATTTTGTGACATTTGCCTGTAAAGCCAACTTTTCCATGAACGGAAACAAGTCTGTTTGGTGTCAAGCAAATAGTAAGTGGGGACCGACACGACTACCAACCTGTGAAAGTG TTTTCCCTCTGGAGTGTCCAGCACTTCCTATGATCCACAATGGACATCACACAAGCGAGAATGTCGGCTCCATTGCTCCAGGATTATCTGTGACTTACAGCTGTGAATCTGGTTACTTGCTTGTTGGAGAAAAGATCATTAACTGTTTGTCTTCGGGAAAATGGAGTGCTGTCCCCCCCACATGTGAAG AGGCACGCTGTAAACCTCTAGGACGATTTCCCAATGGGAAGGTAAAGGAGCCTCCAATTCTCCAAGTTGGTGTAactgcaaactttttctgtgatgAAGG GTATCAACTGCAAGGCCCATCTTCTAGTCGGTGTGTAATTGCTGGACAAGGAGTTGCTTGGACAAAAATGCCAGTATGTAAAG AAATTTTTTGCCCATCACCTCCCCCTATTCTCAATGGAAGACATACAGGCAACTCACTAGCAAATGTCTCATATGGAAGCATAGTCACTTACACTTGTGACCCGGACCCAGAGGAAGGAGTGAACTTCATCCTTATTGGAGAGAACACTCTCCGTTGTACAGTTGATAGTCAGAAGACTGGGACCTGGAGTGGCCCTGCCCCACGCTGTGAACTTTCTACTTCTGCGGTTCAGTGTCCACGTCCCCAGGTCCTAAGAGGCCGAATAGTATCTGGGCAGAAAGATCGATATACCTACAACGACACTGTGATATTTGCTTGCACGTTTGGCTTCACTTTGAAGGGCAGCAAGCAAATCCGATGCAATGCCCAAGGCACGTGGGAGCCATCTGCACCAGTCTGTGAAAAGG AATGCCAGGCCCCTCCTAACATCCTCAATGGGCAAAAAGAAGATAGACACATGGTCCGCTTTAACCCTGGAACATCTATAAAATATAGCTGTAACCCTGGCTATGTGCTGGTCGGAGAAGAATCCATACAGTGTACCTCTGAGGGGGTATGGACACCCCCTGTACCCCAATGCAAAG TGGCAGTGTGTGAAGCTACAGGAAAGCAACTCTTGACAAAACCCCAGCACCAATTTATTAGACCAGATGTTAACTCTTCTTGCGATGAAGG GTACAAGTTAAGTGGGAGTGTTTATCAGGAGTGTCAAGGTAGAACTCCTTGGTTTATGGAGATTCGTCTTTGTAAAG AAATCACCTGCCCACCACCCCCTGTTATCTACAATGGAGCACACACCGGGAGTTCCTTAGAAGATTTTCCATATGGAACCACGGTCACTTACACATGTAACCCCGGGCCAGAAAGAGAAGTGGAATTCAGCCTCATTGGAGAGAGCACCATCCGTTGTACAAGCAATGATCAAGAAAGAGGCACCTGGAGTGGCCCGGCTCCCCTATGTGAACTTTCCCTCCTTGCTGTCCAATGCTCACATGTCCATGTTGCAAATGGATATAAGATATCTGGCAAGGAAGCCCCATATTTCTACAATGACACTGTGACATTCAAGTGTTTTAATGGATTTACTTTGAAGGGCAGTAGTCAGATTCGTTGCAAAGCTAATAACACCTGGGATCCTGAAATACCAGTTTGTGAAAAAG AAACATGCCAGCCTGTGAGAGAGGATCTTCAAGAACTTCCAGTTGGTTCACGTGTGGAGCTAGTTAATACATCCTGCCAAGATGG GTACTGGTTGACTGGACATACTTACCACAAGTGTAAAGATGATGAAAATGGAATTTGGTTCAAAAAGATTCCACTTTGTAAAG TTATTCACTGTCACCCTCCACCAGTGATTGTCAATGGGAAGCACACAGGCATGAAGGCAGAAAACTTTCTATATGGAAATGAAGTCTCTTATGAATGTGACCAAGGATTCTATCTCCTGGGAGAGAAAAAATTGCAGTGCAGAAGTGATTCTAAAGGACATGGATCTTGGAGTGGGCCTTCCCCACAGTGCTTACAATCTCCTCCTGTGACTAGCTGCCCTAACCCAGAAGTCAAACACGGGTACAAGCTGAATAAAACGCTTTCTGCATATTCCCACGATGACATAGTGTATGTTGACTGCCATCCCGGCTTCATCATGAACGGTAGTCGCGTGATTAGGTGTCATACTGATAACACATGGGTGCCAGGTGTGCCAACTTGTATCAAAAAAG CCTTCGTAGGGTGTCAGCCTCCGCCTAAGACCCCCAACGGGAACCATACTGGTGGAAACATAGCTCGGTTTTCCCCTGGAATGTCAATCCTGTACAGCTGTGACCAAGGCTACCTGCTGGTGGGAGAGGCACTCCTTCTTTGCACACATGAGGGAACCTGGAACCGACCCGCCCCTCATTGTAAAG AGGTAAACTGTAGCTCACCAGCAGATATGGATGGAATCCAGAAGGGGCTGGAACCGAGGAAAATGTATCAGTATGGAGCTGTTGTAACTCTGGAGTGTGAAGATGGATATATGCTGGAAGGCAGTTCCCAGAGCCAGTGCCAGGCAGATCACCAATGGAACCCTCCCCTGGCGGTTTGCAGATCCC gtTCACTTGCTCCTGTCCTTTCTG GTATTGCTGCAGGTTTGATACTTCTTATCTTCTTGATTGTTGTTACCTTATGCATGATATCAAAACACAGAGAACG
- the CR2 gene encoding complement receptor type 2 isoform X1, with protein sequence MGAAGLLGVFLALIVPGVLGISCGSPPPILNGRISHYSTPITLGTVIRYICSNGFRLIGEKNIICITKDEVVGIWDKPAPKCEYFNKYSTCPEPIVPGGYKTRGAEPPYIHGDFVTFACKANFSMNGNKSVWCQANSKWGPTRLPTCESVFPLECPALPMIHNGHHTSENVGSIAPGLSVTYSCESGYLLVGEKIINCLSSGKWSAVPPTCEEARCKPLGRFPNGKVKEPPILQVGVTANFFCDEGYQLQGPSSSRCVIAGQGVAWTKMPVCKEIFCPSPPPILNGRHTGNSLANVSYGSIVTYTCDPDPEEGVNFILIGENTLRCTVDSQKTGTWSGPAPRCELSTSAVQCPRPQVLRGRIVSGQKDRYTYNDTVIFACTFGFTLKGSKQIRCNAQGTWEPSAPVCEKECQAPPNILNGQKEDRHMVRFNPGTSIKYSCNPGYVLVGEESIQCTSEGVWTPPVPQCKVAVCEATGKQLLTKPQHQFIRPDVNSSCDEGYKLSGSVYQECQGRTPWFMEIRLCKEITCPPPPVIYNGAHTGSSLEDFPYGTTVTYTCNPGPEREVEFSLIGESTIRCTSNDQERGTWSGPAPLCELSLLAVQCSHVHVANGYKISGKEAPYFYNDTVTFKCFNGFTLKGSSQIRCKANNTWDPEIPVCEKGCQPPPGLHHGRHTGGNTVFFVSGMTVDYTCDPGYLLVGNKSIHCMPSGNWSPSAPRCEETCQPVREDLQELPVGSRVELVNTSCQDGYWLTGHTYHKCKDDENGIWFKKIPLCKVIHCHPPPVIVNGKHTGMKAENFLYGNEVSYECDQGFYLLGEKKLQCRSDSKGHGSWSGPSPQCLQSPPVTSCPNPEVKHGYKLNKTLSAYSHDDIVYVDCHPGFIMNGSRVIRCHTDNTWVPGVPTCIKKAFVGCQPPPKTPNGNHTGGNIARFSPGMSILYSCDQGYLLVGEALLLCTHEGTWNRPAPHCKEVNCSSPADMDGIQKGLEPRKMYQYGAVVTLECEDGYMLEGSSQSQCQADHQWNPPLAVCRSRSLAPVLSGIAAGLILLIFLIVVTLCMISKHRERNYHTNTSQKEAFRLEPREVYSIDPYNPAS encoded by the exons GAATTTCTTGTGGCTCTCCTCCTCCTATCCTAAATGGCCGGATTAGTCATTATTCTACCCCCATCACTCTTGGTACTGTGATAAGGTACATATGTTCAAATGGCTTCCGCCtcattggagaaaaaaatataatttgcataaCTAAAGACGAAGTGGTTGGAATCTGGGATAAACCTGCTCCTAAATgtgaatatttcaataaatattctaCTTGCCCTGAGCCCATAGTACCAGGAGGATACAAAACTAGAGGCGCTGAACCACCCTACATACATGGTGATTTTGTGACATTTGCCTGTAAAGCCAACTTTTCCATGAACGGAAACAAGTCTGTTTGGTGTCAAGCAAATAGTAAGTGGGGACCGACACGACTACCAACCTGTGAAAGTG TTTTCCCTCTGGAGTGTCCAGCACTTCCTATGATCCACAATGGACATCACACAAGCGAGAATGTCGGCTCCATTGCTCCAGGATTATCTGTGACTTACAGCTGTGAATCTGGTTACTTGCTTGTTGGAGAAAAGATCATTAACTGTTTGTCTTCGGGAAAATGGAGTGCTGTCCCCCCCACATGTGAAG AGGCACGCTGTAAACCTCTAGGACGATTTCCCAATGGGAAGGTAAAGGAGCCTCCAATTCTCCAAGTTGGTGTAactgcaaactttttctgtgatgAAGG GTATCAACTGCAAGGCCCATCTTCTAGTCGGTGTGTAATTGCTGGACAAGGAGTTGCTTGGACAAAAATGCCAGTATGTAAAG AAATTTTTTGCCCATCACCTCCCCCTATTCTCAATGGAAGACATACAGGCAACTCACTAGCAAATGTCTCATATGGAAGCATAGTCACTTACACTTGTGACCCGGACCCAGAGGAAGGAGTGAACTTCATCCTTATTGGAGAGAACACTCTCCGTTGTACAGTTGATAGTCAGAAGACTGGGACCTGGAGTGGCCCTGCCCCACGCTGTGAACTTTCTACTTCTGCGGTTCAGTGTCCACGTCCCCAGGTCCTAAGAGGCCGAATAGTATCTGGGCAGAAAGATCGATATACCTACAACGACACTGTGATATTTGCTTGCACGTTTGGCTTCACTTTGAAGGGCAGCAAGCAAATCCGATGCAATGCCCAAGGCACGTGGGAGCCATCTGCACCAGTCTGTGAAAAGG AATGCCAGGCCCCTCCTAACATCCTCAATGGGCAAAAAGAAGATAGACACATGGTCCGCTTTAACCCTGGAACATCTATAAAATATAGCTGTAACCCTGGCTATGTGCTGGTCGGAGAAGAATCCATACAGTGTACCTCTGAGGGGGTATGGACACCCCCTGTACCCCAATGCAAAG TGGCAGTGTGTGAAGCTACAGGAAAGCAACTCTTGACAAAACCCCAGCACCAATTTATTAGACCAGATGTTAACTCTTCTTGCGATGAAGG GTACAAGTTAAGTGGGAGTGTTTATCAGGAGTGTCAAGGTAGAACTCCTTGGTTTATGGAGATTCGTCTTTGTAAAG AAATCACCTGCCCACCACCCCCTGTTATCTACAATGGAGCACACACCGGGAGTTCCTTAGAAGATTTTCCATATGGAACCACGGTCACTTACACATGTAACCCCGGGCCAGAAAGAGAAGTGGAATTCAGCCTCATTGGAGAGAGCACCATCCGTTGTACAAGCAATGATCAAGAAAGAGGCACCTGGAGTGGCCCGGCTCCCCTATGTGAACTTTCCCTCCTTGCTGTCCAATGCTCACATGTCCATGTTGCAAATGGATATAAGATATCTGGCAAGGAAGCCCCATATTTCTACAATGACACTGTGACATTCAAGTGTTTTAATGGATTTACTTTGAAGGGCAGTAGTCAGATTCGTTGCAAAGCTAATAACACCTGGGATCCTGAAATACCAGTTTGTGAAAAAG GCTGCCagccacctcctgggctccaccaTGGTCGGCATACAGGTGGAAATACggtcttctttgtctctgggATGACTGTAGACTACACTTGTGACCCTGGCTACTTGCTTGTGGGAAACAAATCCATTCACTGTATGCCTTCAGGAAATTGGAGTCCTTCTGCCCCGCGGTGTGAAG AAACATGCCAGCCTGTGAGAGAGGATCTTCAAGAACTTCCAGTTGGTTCACGTGTGGAGCTAGTTAATACATCCTGCCAAGATGG GTACTGGTTGACTGGACATACTTACCACAAGTGTAAAGATGATGAAAATGGAATTTGGTTCAAAAAGATTCCACTTTGTAAAG TTATTCACTGTCACCCTCCACCAGTGATTGTCAATGGGAAGCACACAGGCATGAAGGCAGAAAACTTTCTATATGGAAATGAAGTCTCTTATGAATGTGACCAAGGATTCTATCTCCTGGGAGAGAAAAAATTGCAGTGCAGAAGTGATTCTAAAGGACATGGATCTTGGAGTGGGCCTTCCCCACAGTGCTTACAATCTCCTCCTGTGACTAGCTGCCCTAACCCAGAAGTCAAACACGGGTACAAGCTGAATAAAACGCTTTCTGCATATTCCCACGATGACATAGTGTATGTTGACTGCCATCCCGGCTTCATCATGAACGGTAGTCGCGTGATTAGGTGTCATACTGATAACACATGGGTGCCAGGTGTGCCAACTTGTATCAAAAAAG CCTTCGTAGGGTGTCAGCCTCCGCCTAAGACCCCCAACGGGAACCATACTGGTGGAAACATAGCTCGGTTTTCCCCTGGAATGTCAATCCTGTACAGCTGTGACCAAGGCTACCTGCTGGTGGGAGAGGCACTCCTTCTTTGCACACATGAGGGAACCTGGAACCGACCCGCCCCTCATTGTAAAG AGGTAAACTGTAGCTCACCAGCAGATATGGATGGAATCCAGAAGGGGCTGGAACCGAGGAAAATGTATCAGTATGGAGCTGTTGTAACTCTGGAGTGTGAAGATGGATATATGCTGGAAGGCAGTTCCCAGAGCCAGTGCCAGGCAGATCACCAATGGAACCCTCCCCTGGCGGTTTGCAGATCCC gtTCACTTGCTCCTGTCCTTTCTG GTATTGCTGCAGGTTTGATACTTCTTATCTTCTTGATTGTTGTTACCTTATGCATGATATCAAAACACAGAGAACG